One Salvia miltiorrhiza cultivar Shanhuang (shh) chromosome 6, IMPLAD_Smil_shh, whole genome shotgun sequence genomic window, TAGTATAATTTATAGAACCGTGATTGCAAACcaaaggatatatatatatatatatatatatatatacaattttttagGATTAAATTTCAtggagaattatatttttcaagagaataaatattaatagcgaataaattaataaattttcaaacagATGAACATAGTTTATGAACAGACGTATCGagtaaatatggtgaaaatctTGCCCCCTCCAGCATTCGAATCCAGACCAAAATGGTTGTTTCATACGgtatattgatttgttcatataaattattgacttgttCGTTATTTTTTCACGCATTCTTAAGGGTATACTCGAACCAAGCCGAACCAAACAGTGGTGTGTTCaagtttgatttttttagtaTTGAATTGAATCTTGAACTTtgcttaccgaatactttgaggctcacaaGCTTCATCGAGCATGtgcgaactttctaaatttatatttatattcaaaatattgattattttcttttgaaaatgaattatttcattcaaaaaaataaatactccctccgtcctacgaAGCTTGAGCAATATCTTTTCGGCACAAGTTTTAAGTAGTTAGTAtattgtgtgttaagtgtgataggtgaaaaagtacaaaggtgaataaagggaaaaaaaaattaccatatAAGGAAAGTGTTCAAGCTTCGCGGGACAACCCGAAAAGAAATACTGCTCAAGCTTcgcgagacggagggagtatattaattATTGTCTTATAACAAACAgagttaattagagatttaatacaattattattagttttaatatataaatataaattatatctactaataatttatatttttcaagctgaatcacttaaCGAACTTGTTCAACGGGCCGAATACTATCAaactcaagtttggtttgtttattttgtGAACTTCCCTAAATGAATTTGAACGAACTTTTTTCGAgtcgagctccgaatagttcacgaacggcttggtttgtttacaacCCTACGTGTTCTCCATTCTCAATggaagctctctctctctctctatatatatatatatatatggtcgcattcaatggagaccactccattagataaagaataaagaccaaatcaaggccattcatctcacTCCAATCAACGGTTTGGCTTGGTTTGTCGCCATCTTCGTCGGCCGCTCCTTGGCAACGCCGGCGTCGACAGATTGGGGAGATTGGGGAAGGAGGTGAGGGAAAAGGGGGAATGGAGGGGACAACGACGGTCTCGGACTCGGAGGGGACAGCGGATGAGACAGAGGAGGGGATGGAGGCGAGGAGCAGCTgcaggaggaggaggagatgcCAGTGGCTTCGCCGGAGAAAAACAatgtaggagagagagagagagcgtgagttgggagagagagaatgagttgGGAGAAGAAAATACAAAATGACAAACCTaacctttattatataaaataaatgaaataaaatcataattaaaggttaaattatcacccttagattaagcaagatcgacgcacatgatttggtctttactctttatctaagggagtggtctttattctttatctaagggagcactccaatgagaccccctatttttagtgagacctaagacacgatctcgtgcgtttatttcatgaatcatatggctgatattgtatctagagggataattttttttttctcaaggTTCGAaacctggagggagcgaaatattttaaatttcgttatttatCAAtgtatactgcattgttcatcgatatatattgccttgttcatcagtttatatgtcttattcattaccaattttttaaatttcgttgttcatcagtatacaCTACCTTGTggcccttgttcatcagtatgtacgtcttattcattgtactcagtgtctcacgaaaaataagaaCGGATAACCATTTTAAGTTATTgaatcattaagatctacggtggatgcatcatcttgatggatgaatgcagaacCTGGGGTTCGAATCATGAAGGGagcaaatatattattttaaatttaatagcgaatgttaatttgtatagcagatgcagtaattttaatgattctcatgttctcacgaaaattgtggttctcactagaaccgcaccatatatatatatatagaaaagttcaataaagaaaaacaaatatgtAGAGAATAAAGAATGAATCCTAGACATTCATATTTCAAATTTGACGGATGAGCTTTATTCGAATTTATTaccatttttatatataaaaaggtcAATTTTGTAATAGTCTATTATATAGTAATCGAAAAAAGTTTCTCAtaaattttcgatttttatCTATACATTTTTATTTAGATGAGAAGTGGCAGTGCCGAggtggggagggggagggggcgaCGAGCGCCGGTGTGTGGTGGCGGCAGGCAGCGACAACGGGTGGGGAAGGAGAAGTTAGGGTTTGGGAGTGGGGgaaattggggaagatgatgatgtggatgttttttttattatttttattattttttttcgggttaagtatcaatttggcccctaacgtagaggcccctgtagctattaacaccctatgggcaggggtgtgtcaactaagtccttgaagtacctaatttccgccaattaacccctccgacttaacggatGGTTAACACCGTtacctattttaattttttattttttttatttctctctcacgctctgctctctctctcacgctcaGCTCTCTCTCACCTCTCACTCCTCCCTCTCGGCTCACGATCTCTCTCCCTCGCCGGACGACAGCGGCGCCGCCAGTGGCGAGCGCCGCCTCCCCGACTGCTTTTCTTCCTTCCCCTGTACTCTCTTTCCCCTTCGTCCGCCTCTCTCCCCAGAACAGCCGCACGCCGCCTTTCTCGTGtgctgccgccgcctcctccaccGTGGCAGAACACGGCCGCCTGGTCGCCTTCTTTCCCGACTGTCAGCCGCCGTCTGGACTCGCGGTGGAGAGCCGAGCGCCGCCTCCGTCGTCAATCAGCACACACAACACACTAAACACACACCACCTCACACCTCTCACTCCTCCCTCTCGGCTCACGATCTCTCTCCCTCGTCGGATGACAGCGGCGCCGCCAGTAGCGAGCGCCGCCTCGCCGGCTGCTTCTCTTCCCTCCCATGTACTCTCTTTCCCCTTCGTCCGCCTCTCTTCCCAGAACAGCCGCACGCCGCCTTCCTCGTGTGCTACCGCCGCCTCCTCCGCCGTGGCAGAACACAGCCGCCTGGTCGCCTTCTTTCCCGACCGTCAGCCGCCGTCTGCTCTCGCGGTGGAGAGCCGAGTGCCGCCTCCGTCGTCAATCAGCCTAAGGTGAGCCCTAATCTTTGCAGCGAAAGACGAGAGAGATAGTGAGCCGAGAGGCGGCGCTCGCCGCTGTCGTCCGGCGATGGAGAGAGATCGTGAGCCGAGAGGGAGGAGTGAGAGGTGTGAGAagtgagagagagcagagcgtgagagagaaataaaaaaattaaaaaaattaaaatagttaacggtgttaactgtccgttaagtcggaggggttaattggcggaaattaggtacttcaggggcttagttgatacacccctgcccatagggtgttaatagctacaggggcctctacgttaggggccaaattgatacttaacctttttttttttccacatatCATAAATGTGCCATCGTGTCATTTCTGATGATAGTGTAAGAAAAAATCGATCACCaaataaatttgagacaaaaacaaaatgttatgtatttaaaagtttTCATAataggagcaaaaaccaattttgggtaaatttatgaatttacaggcaattacccatATTTTATATTAGCAAAAgaaattcgaatattttattttagatgttcgtaattttgttAGGCTTGTTCGAAAAGTTCTATATTTTATgtcagcaaaaaaaaaattcgaatattttattttaaatgttcgtaattttttacATTTGTTCGAAAATGTTTTATGtcaaatattttatgtcagaaagaaaaattcaaatattttatttagaagttCGTAATGTTTTTAAGCTTGTTCAAAATgctttattaaatatttttacaattctGAATCAAATATCAAAATGTTTATGTTAAATATGTTTACAATTCTAAATcaaatatgaataataatattcatgaatatataattattacgTAACGAATAATCACAAATTTTCACATAGTTTTTCAATGAACATAACATAATTTTTACTtacaaaatatgaataataaaaatgttAGATTGCATAACAAATGTGAATTGGAAAATAGACAGAAAAAGGGATATGGAGCGACGGAGAGAAAATAAGTAATGAGACAGCACAGTTGAAGGGCAGAGATAAGAAAAAACAACATTTTCCGCCGCCGATGAAGCATCAATATTCACCAATGTGCAAGGCTGTGGCATGACCGCGACTGGATCTGCGAGCAGGCACCGACCCGCGAACAAAAAACCGTCATCAACGAACATAGCATTGCCGTCCACCGCCGATTTTCAGAGAAAAACGAAACAAACAATGCCCTTGAAATCAAAATCAATTGAATATTCTAaacaaatccaaaataaaaaatcaaaactataCTCTCATAAATCAAAAATCCTAGGCAGAGTGTAAGGCAGTTGCCGGCGATGAAGTCGAAAATTTAGGCGACAAATATATGATTTTCAGGAAGAACCGAGGGATGGATTTTCCGCTGCCATCCTTGTTACCTATTCCGATATTCGAACAACCGCGATTTCAAGCGAATCTCCAAACAATAACTTAACCGAAATTCTAtaggctgctatcgtgtaaccgttgcAGATGCTCTTATACTTTACCCTAATCACACAAAATTATTTTGGAAATAATTATACTAACTATCATTCTTATAATACTCACATATTTACACATTGCTATTTGCTACTAATAGATCCattatttttggaaataattatACTAAGTATCACTCTTATAATACTCACATATTTACACACATTGCTACTAATAGATTCATCATTTTTGAAAATAACTCCATTAGttatcaccatttttttttttattaatttgtgggaccttttctccactcaccTAACATACAACTAGTTTTTCTTTAAACGGGTGTCGTTTCCCTTTAGGAAGATTGTTGAGGAATGGAGGGTgtatgattttttaaattttatttttttaaaataaaaaattaaatataattcataatattataataaattttatttttataaaaaataacacTCCTTATTAAATACTCCTTTCATCCCACCTTCTAGTATTCATCTGAGAGTGAcataagttttaataaagtggttgagtttgttgtgagtggaataagagtatgttattttatgtgagtgttaaaataattaaagtgaaggGTTTCACTcgtttttactaaaaataaaaatagatatcaAAATATGAGACAAAttaaaatgatactccctccgtcacgttaatgaagtcccctttcttttgggcacgggtatttaggagactaAAATTAAGAGTTAAATCAAGTCCCCTTATTCCCACTTAATTACTCCCTGCCGCACCACCGCCAGAACAGTGAACAGAAATCAAAAAACGGAGGCGCCTTGAAATCAAAAAAACGGAAATCACCAAAACACTGGAAATCAAAAAACGGACATCACCAAAACACTGGGCCTTAATTTCAACTAGTACatcctcccgtgcgatgcacgggccacgatatatttatttatttataaaattttaatttatataaatatattattccctccgtcccattctaATATgttcgttttcctttttgagacgtctcactccaataggctcgtttttcattttcagTAAAGAAAATATACTTAATTGGTGTAAACCACGCCACTTACTCCTgaaaagtaagtttcttaataacaaaaaaattctgttaatttaaatattagtatctaataatttatcaacttaatgagtaggagtataagtattaaatttgatgagtattgtataataattaaatttactgaTTATAAAGCATATAATTTAAGtgaatctcattttgagcaaataacactaaaactatcaataacaatattaatagacgtcatataataattttgggctcttaaaagtacgaactgcattattattaaaagttcatatttaaatagcccaaaaataattacaaaaattgaaaaaatacgaataatataaaaacaaaatataacaacaaatatgtttatacaaaaaaataaataatttgtacatattattaaataaatctatattacaatttaaattctaattttaagataaataactatttttttacaaattcatattgaaatttccttctccttaattgaattaaattaaaataattataatcaaaagagaagagaacatGATAAATTTTGTGGAGAGAgattaatatatagataatataatAACGTGGAGTGAATAAGGAGAGAGggggaaaaaatgaaagaatatagaaaaagaaagaggagagagaaatataatcactttaaaattttaaattataataacttatttatttcaaattcacatttaatgatttttatatcaaattaaaaatcttgtcatggtctttaatttaagatacatgtcgaatatattttcataaattaaatttaaagatttttagaaaatcatctaaatatgaaaaataggttagaagagagaaaaatttgGAATTGAGAAAAAATGGGTGAATGTATAagaaaatgaggagagagaaaatgtgggaaaaaatGATAGTAGATGAAGCGTAACTTATCTCACATTtctacttttctctctcctctcacccCACTCTCTTTTAATTTCTAAACTTTTATCCTTAATTGACATTATTATTGCAAAAATGCCATTTTAAAATGCCATTAAATTGGCGGGAAGAAAACTGgtgttttatattatatatagatttctgAGCCGGAACACCAAAACACCACCACAGAGaaatcaaaaaatggaaatctttcaatttctgaaattaaaacaacaaaaataattgaaagggTGGAGGCGAGCCCTAATCGTTTTGGGCGAGCAAGAGGATGGTGGAGGCGGCGCAGGAAGATGGTGGCGAAGGCGCGAGGCGCCGGAGGTGCCTGGCGGTGGAAGGAGGCAGAGGGCAGCGGAGGAGGCGGCGTCGGAGCCCGCGGAGGCGCGAGGAGGCGGAGGCGTTGGAGGCGGAGCAGGAGGAAGGTGGAAGCGGCTCAGGAGGATGGTGGCGGAGGCGGCTCTGGAATTGGGGAAGGAAGACGGGCGGCGGTCGTAAGGGAAGGAAGGCCGGCGGCGAGCCTTGTTTCAGAGAGAAAaggcgaagagagagagaggggaaaggagggaggcggcgccggtggaGTTAAGGGTTTCTAGGAGAAAGGGGAAGTGGTGTTAGGTGAAGGGAGAGAAAGAACCAGACAAGGAGAAAAGGGGGAAAGCTCACCGGATTCAGGGGGACGGTGAGAAGAGGGGGAGATTGGCGTCGCGGTGGAGGCGTGAggttggtggtggcggcggcaggaggAAGAGGGCGGCGGCCGGTGGGAGGAagactagagagagagagagagagagagagagcgagcaGAGGGGGTGGGGGTGAAATTGGGGGTGGAAAGTATTAACACTTAATTAAATCAACTAATCAACTCCTAATtaatgccaaaaaaggaaaggggacttgttacatgggacggcccaaaaaggaatacgggacttgaatattgggacggagagagtaatatggATAGTAAAAGATGAAAGGAGGGAGCAATAAATATAATACCCCCATCTGGTTCTCAAACatcttcttctcttttcattttagtCTGTCCCCAAAacatttttctaatttatttttagaaataattgcacttattattatttttataatttttattttttgtggaacTCGTGCTTCacttatttaatatataattaatttttattaaaatggaCACGCACAATAATATAGGGCACTCTAGCTCATCCCCTTATAAATACAAAAGGAACTTAAATATCACAATATTTTAGTTAAATGGAAATCTTTGTATAGTATAAAgaaatagagagaaagagagagagatcatcgTCCTTAGCTAGCAGCCCCCACCACTGAAATGAGTAAATGAAGTTTAAGTCAGATATCACAAACAACAGATTACAGGAAAGGAAGAGCTGGTTGTGTAATTTCAAtcttgagagagaaagagagcagCAGCAGAAAAAAGGCTACAAGGAAAAACGACAGTTGAGTTATTGACCGAAAAAGTAGCTAAGGGAAGTCCCAAAAAGCAATCAAAAACTCCAGGAAACTGTCTCCTCCCCTTGCAATTATTTTTGGCAGAAgctgagagagaaagagaaacaCTACTTCTCTGCTTCACACTCCCCAAGCTGGCACCATGGCCCATTTGTCAGGTCTCTCTACGttacaccacacacacacacccattTCAAGAAAATCAATAATTCTGTTGATTATTGCTTGAAAATTTCCAAGAAAACTATTGTTTCCCGGACCCCCTTTACAATTGCCCTCAACTGTTTTCTCTTTCCCTTCTTtcccaaaagaaaaaaaaaatccaatctttattcatttattatgCATGTGTGTTTCAACTGAGCAGATATGAGAGAGGTGGTGTAGCCAtcaagaaaatggaaaagggctcatcctcttcttcttcttcatcaggTGGTGGTGGGGCTGACTCGATCAATGGCTTGAAGTTTGGCAAGAAAATCTACTTTGAAGGTGTGGGTTCAAGAATTGGTGGtggggaggaggaggaggcggcgccgccgcgcTCTCCGGCCAAGAAGGGAAGGACTGCGGTGGTGCAGGGAGGGCAGCCGCCTCGATGCCAGGTGGAGGGGTGTATGGTAGATCTGAGTGATTCCAAGGCTTATTATTGTAGGCACAAAGTTTGTGGTGAGCACTCAAAGTCTCCAATGGTGATTGTTGCTGGCCTTGAGCAAAGGTTTTGCCAGCAGTGCAGCAGgtcaccttcttcttcttcttcttctataaaaaaatttgcaaatttatttgttttgtcaTTTTCAAGATTCATTTTTTGATCATCTGGAATCGTGATGTGACACACATGTAATGCATAATCTTACTTTATCACAGATAAGATTTTGTGGTCTGCGGAATTGTTTTCTTTTGCTGCTGCTTTTGAAGGAGTTGATGTGATGTACATTATGTGAATCATTTGCTTTAGGACACAAgttttttgtattttgtttttttttttttccttttttttgttgtgatgTGGTGctccaaatttatttttatttgtctgGGCATTATTGGCTATGATGTTGTGGGACTGTGAGTTTATATTTTGTGGCCTGATAGgagatggaaaaaaaaaagttatcttGAATTGGATATGATATAATGTTGTTTTTGGGGTTTAGTGGTTGCCTAAACACATCAACATGGTATTAAGTATATATCATTGATATTATCCTGCTTCTTGGTGGTCCTTGTCTTATAATGTTTAACTATTTTGGTTAGAATTATAAGCTTCATAGTGAAGTCTCCGACCTTGCATTGAGTAGATATAAACACCATATACTTAGATGAGAATTGTTGATCGTCATGTTACATGATTTCGTATTTGAGTTTTCTGAGATGGTACATTTCAAGTGGTGGAAGACTAAGATATTATTATAACTTTCTGAATTTATGATGATGCTTCTTCAATAACCTAGCCATCATATTTCGTGCTGGAAAATGATTTTAAGCTGCTGAGTTTGTTTGATAAGAGTAACTGTTTGTGTATAACTCGACCTCTTGTCAAGATTTTGTCGACTCATGTCAATGCCGACGTGTATATGTTTCTACCACGGCCATCGTTTTAGCGTCTCGTTTCCTAGTCGACTTAGCTATGGTCTGCAGCTTGTATAGTTCCTAAAAGTTGCCAGTTTCTGCACTAATATCTTACCATATTACTGGCAATGGCTGCAACAAATTTTGATGCAGTCTAACCTATGTTTATCTAATAAACAAGATTTTGATGTCTGCATACTCTTGGAACTAAACCTTTCGAGTGTTTGCCTTTCTCAGGTTCCATCAATTGCCAGAATTCGACCAAGGAAAAAGGAGTTGCCGGAGGCGCCTTGCTGGCCACAACGAGCGGAGGAGGAAGCCGCCTCCGGGCCCTTTACTATCATCGCGCTATGCAAGCCTTTCTCCTTCAGTGTTGACTGGAGGAGGTCTGGAGACGGACTTCAGCGCCTACTCCACGTTCGGTGGAAGAGATCCGTGGCCGGACTCATCAAAACAACGCGGGCTTGCAGACCAAACCACGAGCACGGGAAACTTCCAGCTTCCATGGCAGATGAGCTCACAAGCTTCTCCACCCAATCTTCTGCAAGGCTCCACAACTAGGTCGAGTTACGCCGCTGCAGAGGACTGTTTCAGTGGAATCTCCGACTCCACCAGTGCTCTCTCTCTTCTGTCAAACGAGCCATGGGGCTCGAGAAGCCAAGCCTTGGATCTTGGGGTCAGCAGCTTTCTTGCCGCTGCCAATGGTGCAGCCGGAGTGGACCCCGGCACCCCCGTCGGTCGATACTCCTCCTGCCCTTCATGGGACTTCAAAGGTGATCACTCCCTCCATGAGATGCCCCCTGATATGGGGTTGGGGCAGATTTCTCATTCTCACCCTACCAACACTCCGTACAGCATGGACCTAGGGTTGGCTCGACCGGGCGACGGACGACGCCATGAACTCGAGCCGTCCGGTGGCTATGATTCCTCCGG contains:
- the LOC130988860 gene encoding squamosa promoter-binding-like protein 17 isoform X2, with product MAHLSGGGGADSINGLKFGKKIYFEGVGSRIGGGEEEEAAPPRSPAKKGRTAVVQGGQPPRCQVEGCMVDLSDSKAYYCRHKVCGEHSKSPMVIVAGLEQRFCQQCSRFHQLPEFDQGKRSCRRRLAGHNERRRKPPPGPLLSSRYASLSPSVLTGGGLETDFSAYSTFGGRDPWPDSSKQRGLADQTTSTGNFQLPWQMSSQASPPNLLQGSTTRSSYAAAEDCFSGISDSTSALSLLSNEPWGSRSQALDLGVSSFLAAANGAAGVDPGTPVGRYSSCPSWDFKGDHSLHEMPPDMGLGQISHSHPTNTPYSMDLGLARPGDGRRHELEPSGGYDSSGHHMNWSL
- the LOC130988860 gene encoding squamosa promoter-binding-like protein 17 isoform X1; protein product: MEKGSSSSSSSSGGGGADSINGLKFGKKIYFEGVGSRIGGGEEEEAAPPRSPAKKGRTAVVQGGQPPRCQVEGCMVDLSDSKAYYCRHKVCGEHSKSPMVIVAGLEQRFCQQCSRFHQLPEFDQGKRSCRRRLAGHNERRRKPPPGPLLSSRYASLSPSVLTGGGLETDFSAYSTFGGRDPWPDSSKQRGLADQTTSTGNFQLPWQMSSQASPPNLLQGSTTRSSYAAAEDCFSGISDSTSALSLLSNEPWGSRSQALDLGVSSFLAAANGAAGVDPGTPVGRYSSCPSWDFKGDHSLHEMPPDMGLGQISHSHPTNTPYSMDLGLARPGDGRRHELEPSGGYDSSGHHMNWSL